A stretch of the Vigna radiata var. radiata cultivar VC1973A chromosome 7, Vradiata_ver6, whole genome shotgun sequence genome encodes the following:
- the LOC106768034 gene encoding uncharacterized protein LOC106768034: MATPALVSMVQSEQQQGEGEAVPSTTASTAWKSSGSVAPFFAVMSVLVILAVLSCYLGRKWNRRPKTPLESIRGRGFSGWLKRVCRERIGNDIEVGGVGAKVMVCDDDLEEIHHCINGEVAHQNTT, encoded by the coding sequence ATGGCAACACCAGCACTGGTTTCAATGGTGCAGTCAGAGCAGCAACAAGGTGAAGGAGAAGCTGTTCCGAGCACTACTGCTTCTACCGCATGGAAGTCTTCAGGATCTGTTGCTCCATTTTTTGCTGTGATGTCTGTGCTTGTAATTCTGGCTGTTCTTTCTTGCTATTTGGGTCGCAAGTGGAATCGAAGACCGAAAACACCATTGGAGAGTATCAGAGGGAGAGGGTTTTCTGGGTGGCTAAAGCGTGTGTGCCGGGAACGCATTGGCAATGATATCGAAGTTGGTGGTGTTGGGGCCAAGGTCATGGTTTGTGATGATGACCTTGAGGAAATTCATCATTGTATAAATGGTGAAGTTGCTCACCAAAACACAACTTAA
- the LOC106768467 gene encoding probable calcium-binding protein CML15, whose translation MSKLGVQQVKQLREIFGRFDMDSDGSLTMLELAALLRALGLKPSGDQVQALLANMDSNGNGKVEFEELVRAILDDINEQVLVNQEELLGVFKYFDRDGNGFITAAELAGAMAKMGQPLTYRELTEMIREADTDGDGVISFTEFASIMARSASDFLGLSFR comes from the coding sequence ATGTCTAAGCTTGGAGTGCAGCAAGTGAAGCAACTGAGAGAGATATTCGGTCGATTTGACATGGACTCAGATGGGAGTTTAACGATGTTGGAGCTAGCAGCGCTTCTGAGGGCACTGGGGTTGAAGCCTTCGGGGGACCAAGTCCAAGCCCTGTTGGCGAACATGGATTCAAACGGCAATGGGAAAGTGGAGTTTGAGGAGTTGGTGAGGGCAATTTTGGATGACATAAACGAACAGGTTTTGGTGAACCAGGAAGAGCTCCTAGGGGTGTTCAAGTACTTCGACCGTGACGGCAATGGTTTCATTACGGCGGCGGAGTTGGCTGGGGCCATGGCCAAAATGGGGCAACCTCTCACTTACCGAGAACTCACAGAGATGATCAGAGAGGCTGACACCGATGGCGACGGCGTTATTAGCTTCACTGAGTTTGCCTCCATCATGGCTCGCTCTGCTTCTGATTTTCTTGGCCTCTCCTTCCGCTGA